From Edaphobacter lichenicola, one genomic window encodes:
- a CDS encoding outer membrane beta-barrel protein: protein MQNQFGGTLGGRVIKDKLFFFVDYEGLRSVAHLLTTANLPTQAELGGLFTTDGTPTGTPIPVKNPYTGVVYANGQVPLNDPNIDPVALAAFKLLPTPNIPGAALTANNFQYLPATTDFENKGDGRADFVMNPRQSGFFRYSQRGASTFQPPNIPGLAGGNSAGTIYAYTRQLAAGYNWVLSPTSILEFRFGETWTQSGKIPALIGQPNLLAGIPNVPQDPSLGGGLNTQTVTGFTQFGTSASALQFTNPTQANPKVNYTWIKGKHSLKVGYEFGWLAQAISDFHPKFGSDTYSGQYSSAGAATTVQAANLTDFLFGARSNYALNAFNEVNYLRFWHFGYIQDDWKALPNLTINAGLRYEFMSPYYEQDNKLLNYDPVNNQLLQAGTGKDVNSTTPGHIYKLHYVGGSSLADRALINPDYKDFAPRLGFSYQARPGTVLRGGYGISYAYLFRFGGEGLLAYNGPNNYSATLPVNQTPRQGLCTSLTQDPTTCFRRTQDGYQTNFAGPSNFSTVRAQTRYTPKNFSTPYVQAYHLSVQQQLPLQMTLEIAYVGSHGVHIPTLGDYNQARTCIATEISSGACTSTGTASLLNRRPIANFTDILTELNANFLTYNSLQTKLMRRFTNGFFLINSFTWSEAYDLSGADLETGNGDSAVVNIRNVAGDRGPSGYNQPLNNTTSFIYDLPFGKGQRFGSTSPKLVQQVLGGWELTGTNIVTSGVPMNLAYTPNSNQVVSTTSAAYTLRPNLVSTNAAVYGHTLTKTNSAVGGFLNIAGVSAAAGSQLFGNAGRNNLRGPAFGQFDLSAHKRFTLLSEGQTLEFRIEAFNVLNATNYISPTTNIGTVSATGVLNPSASFGTFSGSSSAFPARQVQVAMRFAF, encoded by the coding sequence GTGCAAAACCAATTTGGCGGCACACTTGGCGGGCGGGTTATCAAAGACAAGCTCTTCTTCTTCGTCGATTATGAAGGTCTGCGCTCAGTCGCTCATCTCCTGACGACTGCGAATCTTCCGACACAAGCTGAACTTGGGGGCCTTTTCACTACCGATGGCACACCTACGGGCACACCTATTCCAGTGAAGAACCCGTACACCGGGGTAGTCTATGCCAACGGTCAGGTTCCTCTGAACGACCCGAACATCGATCCTGTAGCGTTGGCAGCCTTCAAACTCTTGCCGACCCCGAATATCCCCGGCGCGGCACTCACTGCAAACAACTTCCAATATTTACCAGCTACGACTGACTTTGAGAACAAGGGAGACGGGCGTGCCGATTTCGTTATGAATCCGCGTCAAAGTGGCTTCTTCCGCTATAGCCAGCGGGGGGCCTCGACCTTTCAGCCACCTAACATTCCAGGCTTAGCCGGCGGAAATAGCGCTGGAACGATCTATGCATACACCCGTCAGCTCGCCGCAGGTTACAACTGGGTTCTATCGCCTACATCTATCTTGGAGTTCCGCTTCGGCGAGACGTGGACACAAAGCGGCAAGATACCCGCACTTATCGGTCAACCGAACCTCTTGGCAGGAATACCCAATGTTCCTCAAGATCCATCCCTCGGTGGAGGCCTCAATACGCAGACCGTCACTGGCTTTACGCAGTTCGGCACGTCAGCCTCTGCTCTTCAGTTCACGAACCCAACGCAAGCCAACCCAAAGGTGAACTACACCTGGATCAAGGGCAAGCATAGCCTGAAGGTCGGATATGAATTCGGCTGGCTAGCGCAAGCGATTTCGGATTTTCATCCGAAGTTCGGGTCCGATACGTACTCTGGCCAGTACAGTTCGGCCGGCGCGGCAACGACGGTGCAAGCAGCGAATCTGACGGACTTCCTTTTCGGCGCGCGGAGCAATTACGCGCTTAACGCATTCAACGAAGTGAACTATCTGCGTTTCTGGCATTTCGGCTACATCCAGGATGACTGGAAGGCCCTCCCCAACCTCACCATTAACGCTGGCCTGCGCTATGAGTTTATGTCTCCCTACTATGAGCAGGACAATAAACTCCTTAACTATGATCCGGTCAACAATCAACTGCTTCAGGCGGGCACAGGGAAAGATGTCAATAGCACAACACCCGGCCATATCTATAAATTGCATTATGTCGGCGGATCTTCGCTCGCGGATCGTGCCCTCATAAATCCTGACTATAAGGACTTCGCTCCTCGTCTGGGCTTCTCCTATCAGGCGCGCCCAGGCACAGTCCTTCGCGGTGGCTACGGGATCAGTTATGCCTATCTGTTTCGCTTCGGCGGAGAAGGCCTCTTGGCGTACAACGGGCCCAACAACTATTCCGCGACTCTGCCCGTCAATCAGACTCCAAGACAGGGGCTCTGCACTTCTCTAACCCAGGACCCGACGACCTGTTTTCGTCGAACGCAAGATGGCTACCAGACCAACTTCGCCGGCCCGAGCAACTTCTCAACTGTACGAGCCCAGACCCGCTACACGCCAAAGAATTTCAGCACCCCGTACGTCCAGGCGTATCACCTATCGGTCCAACAGCAACTGCCGCTGCAAATGACGCTTGAGATTGCTTACGTAGGCAGTCACGGCGTCCATATCCCAACTTTGGGCGACTACAACCAGGCCCGTACCTGCATTGCGACGGAGATCTCTTCGGGAGCCTGCACCTCCACGGGCACTGCGTCTCTGCTCAATCGCAGACCCATTGCAAATTTCACTGACATCCTCACAGAACTTAACGCTAATTTCCTCACCTATAATTCGCTGCAAACTAAACTTATGCGCCGTTTCACGAACGGCTTCTTCCTTATCAACTCGTTCACATGGTCGGAGGCCTACGATCTTTCGGGCGCCGATCTTGAAACGGGCAACGGCGACAGCGCTGTTGTAAATATCAGGAACGTCGCTGGAGACCGAGGACCGTCAGGATACAATCAGCCGCTGAACAATACGACCTCTTTCATCTACGATCTGCCGTTCGGAAAGGGCCAGCGATTCGGATCAACATCGCCAAAACTTGTGCAACAGGTTCTTGGAGGGTGGGAACTGACAGGTACGAACATCGTGACGAGTGGCGTACCGATGAATTTGGCGTACACGCCGAACTCAAACCAAGTGGTGTCAACAACCAGCGCGGCCTACACCCTTCGTCCGAATCTAGTGAGCACAAACGCCGCAGTATACGGACACACACTCACCAAGACGAATAGCGCCGTCGGCGGTTTCCTGAATATCGCTGGGGTTTCTGCCGCAGCGGGTTCACAGCTCTTTGGAAACGCAGGACGAAACAATCTACGCGGACCGGCCTTTGGTCAGTTTGACTTGTCAGCGCATAAGCGTTTCACGCTCCTATCCGAAGGCCAGACTCTCGAATTCCGGATAGAAGCTTTCAACGTGCTAAACGCGACTAACTATATCTCTCCAACTACCAACATCGGAACGGTGAGCGCCACCGGCGTACTGAATCCAAGTGCGAGCTTCGGTACGTTCAGCGGCAGCTCCAGCGCGTTTCCTGCGCGTCAGGTGCAAGTAGCGATGCGGTTCGCGTTTTGA
- a CDS encoding TonB-dependent receptor, with the protein MNLSVLHHLFVSRYCNDVDKTSAKASLSLCKYVVILLLILSSATHCHAQFDSAEVLGAVKDPTGAVVPGATVVLTNPAKGIKVTRQADADGSYDFTNVQPGEYTVTVQATGFSSSITDRFTVNVGARQRVDIGLKLGASTESVTVSGAASQLETDTSDRGQTIQSAEAVTLPLNGRAYADLSKLVPGVRQSLLGVTSNPPRDASYNINGLNSQLNNFELDGIDNNAYQEANQGFSNQAFSPSPDAVQEFKVQTDNYSAEYGRAGGAIINATTRSGANAFHGGAYDYLRNTVLNSFGPFLGTGCKADAGAKPIWRHTWRAGYQRQALLLRRL; encoded by the coding sequence GTGAATCTAAGTGTTTTGCACCACCTGTTCGTGTCCAGATACTGCAACGACGTTGACAAAACATCCGCTAAAGCCAGCCTTTCACTCTGCAAATATGTCGTCATCCTCCTTCTAATCCTTTCCTCAGCCACACACTGCCATGCCCAGTTCGACTCAGCCGAGGTTCTCGGCGCGGTCAAAGACCCAACCGGCGCGGTCGTTCCCGGAGCGACCGTTGTTCTCACGAATCCGGCCAAGGGCATCAAGGTCACTCGTCAGGCCGATGCAGACGGCAGTTACGACTTTACGAACGTTCAACCGGGTGAGTACACGGTGACCGTCCAAGCCACCGGATTCAGTTCTTCGATCACTGATCGGTTTACAGTCAATGTGGGCGCACGACAGCGGGTCGATATTGGACTGAAGCTTGGAGCCAGCACAGAGAGCGTGACCGTATCGGGGGCGGCAAGCCAGTTGGAGACCGACACAAGCGACCGTGGTCAGACCATCCAATCAGCCGAAGCGGTCACCTTGCCCCTGAATGGGCGTGCCTATGCGGATCTCTCCAAGCTCGTCCCAGGTGTTCGCCAGTCTTTGCTCGGGGTTACGTCGAATCCTCCGCGAGATGCGTCCTATAACATCAACGGACTCAACTCACAGCTCAACAACTTCGAACTCGACGGTATCGACAATAACGCCTATCAAGAGGCAAACCAGGGCTTCTCGAACCAGGCGTTCAGTCCATCGCCCGACGCCGTTCAGGAATTCAAAGTCCAAACGGACAATTACTCCGCCGAATACGGTCGCGCAGGTGGTGCCATCATCAACGCGACGACGCGCAGCGGTGCCAATGCTTTTCACGGGGGCGCTTACGATTATCTTCGTAACACCGTCCTCAACTCGTTCGGTCCATTCCTGGGTACCGGTTGTAAAGCCGACGCTGGTGCAAAACCAATTTGGCGGCACACTTGGCGGGCGGGTTATCAAAGACAAGCTCTTCTTCTTCGTCGATTATGA